A DNA window from Hordeum vulgare subsp. vulgare chromosome 1H, MorexV3_pseudomolecules_assembly, whole genome shotgun sequence contains the following coding sequences:
- the LOC123404615 gene encoding uncharacterized protein LOC123404615: MATPPPPRRRAADATLEHRASLPRLQWSSAALVLRLHRGMQWCPPVLQTTKHAHRRRMFIRPSLPCASPQQPHRRLTALEHRRARWQHCIDASSDAIVVLP; the protein is encoded by the coding sequence ATGGCAACGCCGCCACCTCCGCGTCGACGGGCTGCCGACGCTACATTGGAGCACCGCGCATCGCTGCCGCGGCTGCAGTGGAGCTCCGCCGCGCTGGTGTTGCGGCTTCACCGGGGGATGCAATGGTGTCCGCCGGTGCTGCAAACGACGAAGCACGCGCATCGCCGTCGCATGTTCATCCGCCCGTCCCTGCCATGTGCTTCACCACAGCAACCCCATCGGCGTCTCACTGCGTTGGAGCACCGCCGTGCGCGGTGGCAGCACTGCATTGACGCTTCGTCGGACGCCATCGTGGTGCTGCCATGA